The nucleotide window AAGGACACCAGTATTCActttttttatcatgtgtaaaCGTTCAGATGGACTCTAGTGTGACTgtgctttttgtccttttgtcCGCAGTCTTTGTATTCGCCGAGGTTGACATGATGAGCCAACTTTTAAGATTTTCCTCCTAATGTGACTTCATagaagaagagcccctccccttGACTTGCTCATTGACTCGCTGTTCTCTGAAAGCGTGTGGCTCAGCAatagcacacacatacactttggGGGACAACTgagttaacttgttaaagaaatggtgaaatatgggacctttaagctAAGGATTTCAACAAATCAAACGACACACTAACTATTGGCTTCGTTCTCAAGTTAGATTATTAAAGCGAGCTTACATCTCCTTCCAAACTTCTTTATACTGCCGTAACAAATTGACTGAGAGGTTGTCTGTGACAAGATAAGcctaaaataagtttttttttttttcagctttctaCAAAAACTAGCTGTACATACTGAAACGACAGTTTTGACTTTGGAACTTCAAAAATGCCGGACCATAGGATTAGTCCAAGGGATCACTAGAACCGATCATTTCTCTTAGTTGTTCAATACCTCATACCACTTTTGCAGAGAATAGAGCAAACCTTGCCTCCGTTCTCGTTCACAGTCACCAGACTCTGTGGCTCTGTGCATTACACATACATTGAAAATGAACAATCACTTGTTACTTCATCGCTCTCTAGTGGGAATCTAGGGTTCGAAGTTGAACCGAGACAGACGCAGGGATCAGTGTTACAGCGCAGAAAATGTCAGCTGTAGTTATTTAAGTCacagtcctgtgtgtgtgtgtgtgggtgggatGGAGATGGAGATGCGATAGAAGAAGCCAtgatgtttgtgtattttttcaGGAACCTGAGCTTTTGTTCTAAACACCGTCACTGGCAATTCAGACCACAAGTCCAAGCTCTCAGCACTTATGATTATATTAGAGGCTCGGTCGTCGTGTAATGGGCACTGTACACTCCACACCATGGTCTACAATAATACGCACCCTGCTGTCTGTCCTGTCTGTTATGTTTACTGTCACTACAAGACAAATGATCATAGTGTTGAAGTTGGTATTCAAGTCATTTATGTTCAACAACACAAGTCTTGcttgtcagagtgtgtgtggaaaatACAGGAGACTTGGGTTGTCTTTGACTGGTGTTTGATTGTACTGGATTGTGTCATGTTGTTTGTCGTTTTGTCACATTTGCACATGTTGTCTTCTTGTCTTGTTGTAAGGTACTTAGTTTTGTTGTGAATTCATAGTGTTAATCTGTTTTATCTCAGCTActcagctaattaggtgtcttAGTTGGCTAGTAGTTCTTGTTCGTTATGTTGTAAATTAAAGGTTTTATGTATATCGTaccttggtcctgaaggaaCGCTATTTCCTGTGTCACAtggtactaaactgtatatggttaaaatgacactaaaagcctacttgacttgatatTGTACCAATCATAAAGAATGAATCTGAGATCTATTGAGGACAAGGGATAGGcaatataacaaacaaaaaatcacaTTACAATACTTGACACGTCACAATACCCGACACCCAATCGGTTGCTTATGATAATGCCATTAAATTACCATCATATTGCCCAGCAGTAACTGAGGAAGGgcaagggtagctcagtggttaaggcattggactacggttcggaagatcccaggttcaaaccccacaaccaccaagttgccactgttgggcccttgagcaaggcccttaaccctcaactgctcagatgtgtaatgaaataatctggataagagcgtctgccaaatgtagaCTTAGATGTAGATTTAGGAAGTGACTCACCCAGATATGATTGTCGCTAGCGGATCCCTtacaatgtgtatatatattagatCTACAAAATAGTGGCCTCAAAGAAAAGAGTAGGTTGGGAATGTGTGGTGAAGCCAAGCTTGTCTTTAAATTGATGCAAAAATATTCCTATTTAATTCCATCCACCATCTGGACATGACAAGCAAGGTGTTGAGATATTTTCTCAACTTGGAAATCAATTACAGGCGACAATATTTGGTTTAATGGTGGCATAGAGATATATTTGGTACACTCTGAGATACAGGGCTCATCATTGCACTCGGCTGTTTCGTTCACATCGCCAGGCTTTGTGCCATTTCCTGTTTATGATGGGTTGCTAAATTTGCAGAATGACAAACTAGTATTTATAGACAAGAAACTGAGATATGAGGGGGGGAAATGGGCTGcattataaatgtgtgtatttctgCTGTTTCCTGCTGCTTTAATGCAACGTCTAATTAAGCGGCTACACCACTGCCTTTTTCTGTCAACCAcaacaaaaacatgcacaattttacatgaatgtgtgtgttttttttatgtcttggtTTAATCAGTGGGTCTAATTCATAGCACAGCTGGCATAATTCCTGCCAAGATGAATGTGGTTAAGTCTATGTGCTTTCGTAAACCGCTTTCGCGAAGGTTAATGCATCTACACGCCTACACTAGTACTGTCTAAACAAAGACAAAGAGGTGGCTGTGAGCAAGGATACAGTATCTCACTTATCTCAATGTAtcctctttgtttgtttttccaggCCTGTCTGTCATCGTAGCGATGATTGCGACCGGGGGTGTAATCACGGGCCTTGCAGCCCTGAAGAGGCAGGACTCTGCCCGTTCCCAGCATCATCTGCCCATCCAGTCACCTGTCCCACCTCCTGAGAAGAAAcgtctaaaaagaaaacctcgCACGGATATCGTCGTGGTGCGCGGAAAAATCCGCCTTTATTCTGCCTCTGGTTTCTTTCTAGTCCTTGGAGTCCTGATTTTGATGGTCGGTATTGCCATGGCTGTTCTGGGGTATTGGCCTCACAAGGACCACCAGACATCACCCGAGAGCAATCACTCGGGGAATGACACGCAAGCGGAAGCCATGAAGGAGCAAACAGGGAAGGTGGCGCAGTTTTTTGAGCAGCACTTGCACTCAGAGAAAATGAAGATGCTCGGACCGTTTACAATGGGCATCGGGATATTCATCTTCATCTGTGCAAATGCTATTTTACACGAGAACAGGGACCGAGAAACAAAGGTCATCCACATGAGGGACATGTACTCAACAGTCATAGACATTCACAGTTTAAGATTGCAAGAGCAGAAGTGTATGAATGGGGCATACACAGGTCCATATTCTGATCATGAGATTCGCTCATTTGGTCAAGACAGTCAGTACACCTCGCGGCTAGCGGCTAACACACTGCTGACATTCTCTGGAATGGGTGGTGACGTACGGCTGTCCCGCCGCACAAGTTCGGCCGAAGATGAGGAAGGACTAATGAGCGAAGGAGGCATGAGCTTGTTGTCACCTGGATACAGGGAACGTTCCGGATCGATATTCGGGTTTCAACCAGAAGGCTTACGTCACTGGGAAGACAAGCGTAAAGATCTGAAGAAGTGCCAGACGCGCTCCATTGTATCATCCTCGATTAGCGCCTTCACACTTCCCGTCATCAAACTCAACAATTGCGTGATTGACGAGCCTGACATTGACAACATAACTGAGGACTCTGAGCAGCTACGAGAAAGATCCATACCTTCGTCTATGGAATCCTTAACTGTACCTATTCCAGATATATCAAAAGCCTTCAAGCCTCCCAGTACAGCGTTGCTCCGCAGTAACTCTGCTACAGAATGTCCTGAAATTTCATCTCCATCTGCTTCACCATGCTCTCTTTCCCCTGGATCCACCAGTGGCCGCTTTCTTTCTCCCGGAGCAGCCCGGAAAGACTTTGGCTCTAATAACTCTATCCATATGCTCTCGGCTCACTCCAAGTCGTTAGACCTGGAACGAGGTCCCACCATGCTGACTGTACAACCAGAACAGCGCAAGCACCCCAGCTGGCCGAGGCTAGATCGCAGCAACAGTAAAGGCTACACCAAACTGGAGAATAAAGAAGACCCGATGGACAGGCTCCTGGTGCCCCCAGTGGCTATTAAGCGGGATTACACCAAAAAAGAGAAACTGCTCATGATCTCACGGTCGCACAACAATTTGAGTTTTGAGCATGATGAGTTCATAAGTAGCACTCTAAAAAGAGGGACGTCAGAGACCAGGTTCTAAAGGACATATTGTGCACACATCTTCATCCCTCTGCaatatataaaaactttttgttGTTTCGCCATTTTTTAAGTGGTTGTAAATTTCAGAAACACAAGTCCCATGGACTGCTAGCTCAGGTGGATATTCTGATAGACAGagcatttcttaaaaaaaaaaaaaaaaaaaaaaagggtgaggATTTGTTACCCcggaaacaaaaaaactcacATGTGAACCGCTGTAAATAGACTGTGATGATAATTGATGTGTCATTTGTTCAATTTGTTCAATTAATTTCAGTACGTTTCTGTATTTGATAACCGTTGATACAGGACCTATTGTTAGTTTTGTGTAGCGAGTGTGTGCGTTGTTGTACCAGAGATGGGTGATTATTTTGCTATaaggttttaaataatttatcgtGTGAAAAACCAACACATGGCTATTTTTGAACAAGAGTCTTCAATGTATTATTTATCTGTTTCTCAGAATAAAAGTCAACTTTTCACACAACACTGTGTTTTATAGGTTTTACAGtcgaaaataatgtaaaagtgCGTCAAGTGTTGTCTTGAGAGTTCTAGCAAAGGTCATAGCCCTCCATTGTTTTCTTGCCAGAAAATTCAGAAAAATTAATGCAGCTTCTTTAATAGCTTCACCAGTCTCAGATTGCTCGTTAGTTCACAGATTACAATTTTCTTCTTACTTCTTTTGGAAAGAAGTACTTTCTTACTACTTAATTTGGATTTTGGattggattctgattggtctaaAGGTGTTGAATAATTAAGCAACATCACACTCGAAGTTATGCTGTTGTCCTAGGCATGAGGGCGCAGCCCGGGTAATGTAGATATcgcagccatgctgatattatCTCTAGTATGATAttccttttatacaacagttccacaaacactatttattatcaacagttagtttgtttgtatgtttaaccagttattttgcttcgccaacacatatccttccttAACTGCGGTTGGTGGAGCTGGCGACTGACAATTAGCAACCGAAGgtacattaaactttaaatgtataACAACTTCATTATCTTGtacttatttttatgttgtatggaggctaaaaaaactaacatattaataaaatattaataaccagatactgtatatgatgtatAAGTGAAAGCtctgcgtaaaaaaaaaaaacatctgaaacaACTATGTTTGTTCAGGAGTTACTAAGGAATGTTTATTGGACAATTAGTCTCACCAcgaaaataaaaacactgttcAGTCAGCGTCGTTTATACGTTCGAAGTTGTTTAGTAAATCATTCCCTTATAAGTGAGTAAAGCCTAACATAATCCTCCCTCCTCCCACTTACTGTCTCTCAACTGTGTTCTATGACACAGCTGAGAAAACTTTCCGCCTCTTGGCAAGAGAGTGAACAGCTTTTCCGTGTTTATCATCCTCGCCAGCTCCGGGAGGACCAACATGATCGCTGCCAAATCCCGCTCACAACTAGAAAGACTGTCAGCGTTGTACAGGCCGAGGGCAAATATTTGAAATAAGCCACTCAATAAGTGAAATGAACAGCGAATAAGGCAAAACTATCTTAAATTCCTATTAGAAAGAATTATACCTCCGCTGAATGAATATAAAAGGATGCTGTAAGGTTTAAACAACTCCCCTGTGTCTTTCTTAAGGCTCCAAATTAAAGTTCTGTAATGAGAGGTTAATTGCATTTTAAAGAACTCGACTCGCGCTACAAATTAGTGTTCATCACTCTAGTGGTGATATTAAAACGGTATCACTGGCACTCCAAAGGAAGAGTCGGGACTTTAGTTGCTGTAATACTATAGACTCTTTAGACAGCAAGGTTTATCCTCACCCACtgcacataataataatcataatcataattaatTTTCTAATGTAAAGTATTGATATCCCTTTTTgccattttgtcatgttaccaCCACATTTTTATTGGGATTCTATATAATAGACCAACACAACCTGGCACATACTTGCGAAGTTGagggaaaatgataaatggcttttattttaattattattttaattattatagttttaattattattattcctttttttgcaaataaatatcttaaaagTGTAGCATGCATTTGTGTTCAgcccccctgagtcaatactttgtagaattGTGTCTTACTGCAGTTACAGCTGCAAGACTTTTGTGGTGTGTCTCTACCAGCTTCACACAACTAAAGAGTAAAAATTaagcccattcttctttgcaaaataacTGAATCTCAGTCAGATTGGATGGAGAGCTTCTGGGAACATTTTTaagtcttgccacagattctcattTGGATTTATGTCTTTACTTTGACTGAGCCAGTCTaacagtctcaagtcttttgtaGATTCTAACAGGTTTTCATCTAAGATTGCCCTTTATTTGGTTCCAAATAGataatgctgccaccaccatgctacTACACATAATGTTTTATGGctttcttttaacaatggctttctttttGCCACTTTTCCGTAAAAGCCAGATTTTCGGAGTGCACGACAaatagttgtcctgtggacagattctttcacctgagctgtggatctctgcagctcctccagagtgACCATGGGgctcttggctgcttctctgatttaTGCTTaatgtcagtttaggtggacagCCATGTCTTGGTACTGTAGGTTTGCATTTGTGCCATTTAGATGATGGATTGAAGCGTGCTCTGTGAGATGTTCTTTAAGAAGCTTGGGATTTAAAATTCTCCACAACAGCTGTATtcataatgaaattaaattacacacaggtggactatATTGACTAGTTGGGTGACTTCCGAAGCCAATTGGtttcactggattttagttCGGGGGcatcagagtaaagggggctgAAGAAAAATGCACGCCACAGATTTttctatttgtaaaaaaaatttaaacgaAAATCATTTTTCTACCACTTGACagttatgtgccactttgtgttggtctgtcacataaaatcccaataaaacacatttacatttgtcgttgtcatttgaaaaaaatgtggaaaagtttaaggcgtataaatacttttgcaagtaataattctttttgtctctcattttcagtccagtccttttATCTAAagagtttcagaggaatgtttaaagtgacttatgaatcatttaagcatgaaAAGCATCTAACATAAGGCataaacctgtaaaaaaaaaggtgcagatgatgaacagatgatcaggccggtgattagtttactgctgatgctgaatgctaagtggttggaacagacgagaggggaaatgaggttgctgctgaggttttaaaattgtatctttaggcactttgcagcctgttacaGGAAaccatttgttcccatttcttctatttaatctacatccattttattttatatgaagaaatgaggtgggtcaagacttttgcacagtactgtatatctaatcTTTTTTCTTAATCCTCACTCAGTATACAAAGTCAATATTTATGGTCAATAAAAGAAGCAACAGCAAGTCTAACAATTACTAGGGTAAGTTAGGACAGTGCTGTGATTTCTCTATTTATACACGATTGTTTCACATCCTACGTAAATAGTTAGTGTTACCAGTAATCACACAGggtttaaaaagttaataagATTCCATCCCCTGCAGTGGAATGTGCATGTTTGTATGCATCACGATTCATAATTAGAACAGTAACAGCCTATAAATATATCCAAGCCTGTGCATCTGGAGCGAATTTACTCCCTGTGTGCTTGGAAATGTCTCGATTGTCTTTGATATggacttttgttttttgtgcaaTTTAGCAATTATTTCTCCCAGTATTTTTTCGAAACACCCTGTCCATGTTCTTGTCCATGTTTTTGTCCAAGATCCCGGAGACGCCCCTCACCCCTGTCCTGATTCAAGCTATGAAGAAATTTACAGTAATGTTTAATTTCATGTAAACTCATGATTTTCATATACAAGTTCTCAGAAAAGTGCCTTGAAGCCCTTGTTTTAATGATTCCCCTAACCATGAAAGGTTCTATGTAGAACCCAAAAAAACAGGGTTCCATGTCagacattttaagaaataataattctatagaatttctttttaatagaAAGTTGTTCTCCATTAAGAATGTTCCTAAAGTCCTGCTTTAACAcagaaggaataaaacactatgTGTAGTTCTGTTGTAGGAAACTCATCAACAACAGAGCGGTATGTAGAAATGTAGTTACCGCACAGATTCCACCCTGAAGCTGATTATTTTACCTATTACTGCGGGTCAGTAAGtggtttattctttttatctttattccTACCTGTATTCATGAtgcattataatttaataaacagaTATGATGCGACAGATGATATAAAACATTCTTGTTCAGTATTTTGCTTTCATACAGTCAGACATGGCCAGGGTTGACCCTCacacttaattttaaataataatcattattattataataacatataattatgttttgacttttgcttatttttatacAGTTGCACTTGATATACAGGGAATcttctgtatgttttttattctCCTTGATTCATTCCCTTCATGGTTTTATTTCACCGTCGTTCATCCACCACTGGTGCACCGCAAGCGAGCACAACCATGGCAACAGCAGGACTCCTGCCACTCACCTACCTGACGTCAAAGACAGTGCTCTGTAGGACGCCAGCTCTAAAGGACATCATTAGAGACACCAGGCAGGAACAAGTCCAGAACAAAGCCTTATGTGTGTGAGCAAGGTTTTTTCCCTGAATCCTACCTTTAACCACTGCTTCTATCCTTAATGTCATTTCTATAAAGAAAATACTGAGTGGCTTTAATTACATCTCTTCCTGTCCATGACAAACCATAATTACAACCATGATAATATAATCGCACCATCcacacaacacaaacaccaCACCAGCTTAGGATAACAAGTCTCCGGTGTGATGTGGAGatcatctttattattttgtacagCATTAGCGCCAGAGTCGAGCTGCTATTGATCTTATCgagcttatttatttaattgtttttaacctTTGCCGCCTTTGACCTCTGGTatataagcattaaaaaaaatattctgttcaAACTtgataaaacaatgtttttaaatgcaagttcttcattttaatttctttgtgtaaaattgtgattaaattattttatttttttgtatcaaTTAGCCCTTTTATGTTCATGTATGTTTAACCAAATATAAGTTTTTAAGTTTCTTTCCAGTCAATTGTTACTAAAATTACCagcaaaaaaagtgttttttttttcctttcaaaacattttttcaacTCCAGTAATATTATCTGTCCAAATTGTTGACTTGCATTTTATCAaacgtttaaataaaaataagcttaatcattttatatttgGTTTGATCTAGCcttatttttagaaattatagAAAGTTTCAACGATATTCAAGAATTTTACTTGCTGGGAAACGTGAAACTGCTGCAATGATCTCTGATGTTATACAATGCGATGTTAACAAGCCCTCATTAACTCGTTAAAACTAGCATGCAGTAAAAATATGACCTGGAAAAGCTTTCTAAAGACGTGTTTAGAACAAATGCCAGGAGTCAGGGGTCTGACTGGGTGCGTGGTGTGAGGTTTGGTAATTAtgatttttgttcatttgtttcgTAAAAGCATGCtaatggtgtttgtgaatgagtgaTTAGGTTGTTTATGCATCCAAAGCCACCACACCGGCCGTACGAAAAGTAAGGTCATGATTAAT belongs to Clarias gariepinus isolate MV-2021 ecotype Netherlands chromosome 2, CGAR_prim_01v2, whole genome shotgun sequence and includes:
- the tmem200a gene encoding transmembrane protein 200A, which encodes MIATGGVITGLAALKRQDSARSQHHLPIQSPVPPPEKKRLKRKPRTDIVVVRGKIRLYSASGFFLVLGVLILMVGIAMAVLGYWPHKDHQTSPESNHSGNDTQAEAMKEQTGKVAQFFEQHLHSEKMKMLGPFTMGIGIFIFICANAILHENRDRETKVIHMRDMYSTVIDIHSLRLQEQKCMNGAYTGPYSDHEIRSFGQDSQYTSRLAANTLLTFSGMGGDVRLSRRTSSAEDEEGLMSEGGMSLLSPGYRERSGSIFGFQPEGLRHWEDKRKDLKKCQTRSIVSSSISAFTLPVIKLNNCVIDEPDIDNITEDSEQLRERSIPSSMESLTVPIPDISKAFKPPSTALLRSNSATECPEISSPSASPCSLSPGSTSGRFLSPGAARKDFGSNNSIHMLSAHSKSLDLERGPTMLTVQPEQRKHPSWPRLDRSNSKGYTKLENKEDPMDRLLVPPVAIKRDYTKKEKLLMISRSHNNLSFEHDEFISSTLKRGTSETRF